Proteins encoded together in one Coffea arabica cultivar ET-39 chromosome 2c, Coffea Arabica ET-39 HiFi, whole genome shotgun sequence window:
- the LOC140035632 gene encoding uncharacterized protein, protein MVTVGQAPKCRTIPVNFVVVKQQSSYNLFLGRPTLNALRAIPSTLHLSVKFPTPGGVAEVHGDPEVARACYLATLCGSERVVAHTICLEPYISGDETRQPGTQDEIEEFPLREDRPDQVIRIGALLPPEEKEGLKALLREYSQVFAWSVDDMLGIPTDLAIHHLDVDSRFKPVKQKKRRFALERNEVIKKEVGKLLESKIILEVYYPTWLANPVLVKKEDQTWRMCVDFTNLNKACPKDCFPLPRIDRLVDSTVGFDVLCFLDAFKGYHQIEMAE, encoded by the coding sequence ATGGTCACGGTAGGGCAGGCCCCCAAATGCCGGACCATCCCTGTCAACTTCGTGGTGGTCAAGCAGCAATCCTCGTACAATTTGTTCCTGGGTCGACCAACTCTGAACGCCCTCCGAGCTATTCCATCTACCCTCCATCTCAGTGTTAAGTTCCCCACTCCAGGAGGGGTAGCTGAGGTGCACGGTGATCCAGAGGTGGCCAGAGCTTGCTACTTGGCCACTCTCTGCGGGTCAGAGAGGGTGGTCGCCCATACGATCTGTCTGGAACCTTACATCTCGGGGGATGAAACCCGGCAGCCGGGCACCCAGGACGAAATCGAGGAATTCCCCTTGAGGGAAGACCGGCCAGACCAGGTGATCCGCATAGGCGCGCTGCTGCCCCCCGAGGAGAAGGAGGGCTTGAAGGCTCTGTTAAGGGAATACTCCCAGGTCTTCGCTTGGTCGGTGGATGACATGCTCGGGATCCCGACCGATCTAGCAATCCACCACCTCGACGTGGATTCCCGCTTCAAGCCAGTCAAGCAGAAAAAGAGGAGATTCGCCCTAGAAAGGAACGAGGTGATCAAGAAGGAGGTCGGGAAACTGCTGGAGTCTAAGATTATCCTGGAGGTCTACTACCCGACCTGGTTAGCCAACCCGGTGCTGGTAAAGAAGGAGGACCAAACCTGGAGGATGTGCGTGGACTTCACGAATCTCAACAAAGCCTGCCCAAAGGACTGTTTTCCTCTGCCGAGAATCGACAGGTTAGTAGATTCTACTGTGGGTTTTGATGTTTTGTGTTTTCTGGATGCTTTCAAGGGGTACCACCAGATAGAGATGGCTGAGTAG
- the LOC113718246 gene encoding uncharacterized protein gives MYDASTDPEDHLSVFLMHMRLQTAADEIRYKNFPMFLKGKARLWFQGLATGSIRSFPELVRQFVAQFVSSKTYAKNATHLMSIRQKPDESLRNFMTRFNVESLQVRDKDEKVVMAAFPNGLRVEELFYELAKKPPVNLEELLTRAHAAANAEEAGRLKKESDRELGDRKGRTNPQEGKDVPAKKNVFDRLSKEKAPAPPPFPEKSYTPLTRPRAQILAVMEAEGLGDRLPKMGTPRNKRNQDRYCAFHRDVGHDKEGCWALPKEIENLIQRGFLGLFVRHGRSGQESGRHYYGDRREGQRRDRPERCDAPRGHSPDQNTQNLAGVINTIAGGPTGGDSHTARKNKRPPPEGDDSLKRLRMDEEITFGPRDAVLLASGNHVAIVIDIVTNNYRVKKVYVDQGSAVDIMFYRVFK, from the coding sequence ATGTACGACGCTTCCACTGACCCGGAAGACCACCTTTCGGTCTTCCTGATGCACATGCGACTGCAAACTGCTGCGGACGAGATCCGCTACAAGAATTTTCCCATGTTCCTGAAGGGGAAAGCTCGGCTCTGGTTCCAAGGCTTGGCAACAGGGTCTATCCGGAGTTTCCCCGAGCTAGTTAGGCAGTTCGTCGCCCAATTCGTCTCCTCGAAAACCTATGCGAAAAACGCCACCCATCTGATGTCTATCAGGCAGAAGCCCGACGAGTCGTTGAGGAACTTCATGACCCGCTTCAACGTGGAGAGCTTACAGGTCAGGGACAAAGATGAAAAAGTGGTAATGGCCGCCTTCCCGAACGGGCTCCGGGTAGAGGAGCTCTTCTACGAGCTGGCCAAGAAGCCTCCCGTAAACCTGGAGGAGCTCCTAACCCGGGCTCATGCGGCCGCTAATGCGGAGGAGGCAGGCCGCCTGAAGAAGGAATCAGATCGGGAGCTCGGAGATCGGAAGGGTCGGACGAACCCCCAAGAGGGCAAGGACGTCCCGGCCAAGAAGAACGTCTTTGATCGGCTCTCGAAGGAGAAGGCACCTGCTCCGCCGCCATTCCCGGAGAAAAGCTACACCCCTCTGACACGGCCTAGAGCACAGATCTTGGCTGTTATGGAGGCGGAAGGGCTGGGAGATCGGCTGCCAAAGATGGGGACACCTCGGAACAAGAGGAACCAGGACCGGTACTGTGCCTTTCACCGTGACGTGGGACACGACAAGGAGGGATGCTGGGCCCTACCGAAGGAGATCGAGAACCTGATCCAGCGCGGTTTTCTGGGACTGTTCGTACGCCATGGCAGGTCGGGCCAGGAGTCCGGGCGCCATTACTATGGAGACCGGCGTGAGGGACAGCGTCGCGACCGCCCTGAGCGGTGTGACGCTCCTCGGGGCCACTCTCCCGATCAGAACACCCAGAACTTGGCGGGAGTGATAAACACCATCGCCGGAGGCCCCACGGGGGGGGACAGTCATACAGCTCGGAAGAACAAGCGACCACCCCCCGAAGGGGACGACTCCTTGAAACGCTTGCGCATGGACGAGGAGATTACCTTCGGACCAAGGGATGCGGTCCTCCTGGCGTCCGGGAACCACGTGGCCATTGTGATAGACATTGTCACCAACAACTACCGGGTGAAGAAGGTGTATGTCGACCAAGGTAGCGCGGTTGACATTATGTTCTATCGGGTGTTCAAGTAG
- the LOC113718245 gene encoding cytochrome P450 87A3-like — protein sequence MLFACAIIALIIVLFSHWVYRWRNPKCNGVLPPGSMGLPIIGETIEYFTPYASDDVPPFVQKRAARYGPIFRTSIVGQPVVVSTDADFNFRVFQQEGNGPNAFQIWYTESLFQIIGKQSVLAHHGGFHKYLKSLTFKLVSPEALREKLIYEMDASTQESLSSWSKLGKLDAKDGTSELVFKYAAKKMLGYEESKDQQKLRDSYKAFMDGLISFPLNIPGTPFHACLQGRKKAMKVIKDIFEKKRSGNDTSKDFVDHLLEQIKKEDTFLNEEIARDLVFLFLFAAHETTSTALTVALRYLDGHPRVMAELKREHENILQMRETEGSVISWKEYKSMTFTHMVINETLRLANITPGILRKVVKEVEVKGYTIPAGWTVMVCPSTVHLDPNVYENPHEFNPWRWEGKELHMGSKNFMAFAGGTRLCVGADYAKVQMSIFLHYLVTKYTWRVTNGAERIRTPTGICYPKGLHMEISENK from the exons ATGTTGTTTGCTTGTGCTATTATTGCTCTCATTATTGTGCTTTTCAGCCACTGGGTATACAGATGGAGAAACCCCAAGTGTAACGGCGTATTACCGCCAGGCTCGATGGGATTACCAATTATAGGAGAAACAATTGAGTACTTCACCCCTTATGCATCGGATGATGTTCCACCATTCGTACAAAAAAGAGCGGCTAG GTACGGACCAATTTTTCGCACGAGTATAGTTGGGCAGCCAGTCGTTGTATCAACTGATGCTGACTTCAACTTCCGCGTCTTCCAGCAAGAAGgtaatgg acctAATGCTTTCCAAATTTGGTATACTGAGAGTCTCTTCCAGATAATTGGGAAACAAAGTGTACTTGCCCATCATGGAGGCTTCCACAAGTACCTCAAGAGCTTAACGTTCAAGCTTGTTAGCCCCGAAGCCTTAAGAGAGAAGCTAATATATGAAATGGATGCCAGCACTCAAGAATCTCTAAGTTCTTGGAGTAAACTTGGAAAATTAGATGCTAAAGATGGAACATCAGAG TTGGTATTTAAATATGCTGCCAAGAAGATGCTTGGCTATGAAGAAAGCAAGGATCAGCAAAAATTGAGAGACAGTTATAAGGCATTCATGGATGGCTTGATCTCATTTCCTCTCAACATCCCTGGAACACCGTTCCATGCTTGCTTACAA GGACGTAAGAAAGCAATGAAGGTCATCAAGGACATCTTTGAGAAGAAGCGCTCGGGCAATGACACTTCGAAAGACTTTGTGGACCATTTACTTGAGCAAATAAAGAAAGAAGACACTTttttgaatgaagaaattgcGAGGGACCTGGTATTTTTGTTTCTATTTGCTGCCCATGAAACGACTTCAACAGCTTTGACTGTGGCCTTGAGGTATCTAGATGGCCATCCACGTGTTATGGCTGAACTAAAG AGAGAGCATGAAAATATTCTTCAAATGCGAGAAACAGAAGGTTCTGTTATTTCTTGGAAAGAGTACAAGTCTATGACTTTCACACACATG GTTATAAATGAAACACTTAGGCTTGCAAATATTACTCCTGGGATTTTGCGCAAAGTTGTCAAGGAAGTTGAAGTAAAAG GGTATACAATTCCTGCTGGCTGGACGGTAATGGTTTGTCCATCAACTGTTCATTTGGATCCTAATGTATATGAAAACCCCCATGAATTTAACCCATGGCGATGGGAG GGCAAAGAATTACACATGGGATCAAAAAATTTCATGGCATTTGCTGGTGGTACGAGGCTTTGCGTTGGTGCTGACTATGCCAAGGTGCAGATGTCAATTTTTCTGCATTACTTGGTCACAAAATACAC CTGGAGAGTTACCAACGGAGCAGAGAGAATCCGGACACCTACTGGTATTTGTTACCCCAAGGGATTGCACATGGAGATTTCAGAGAACAAATAG